From one Bacteroidales bacterium genomic stretch:
- the mnmG gene encoding tRNA uridine-5-carboxymethylaminomethyl(34) synthesis enzyme MnmG, which produces MFETYDIIVVGAGHAGCEAAAAAANMGSRTLLITMNMNNMAQMSCNPAMGGIAKGQIIREIDALGGYSAIVTDHTRIQFRMLNKSKGPAMWSPRAQSDRMLFSMKWREMLEATPNLDFWQDTVVGLMVKDNRVTGVKTAMGQEISAKSVILTNGTFLNGIIHIGKKQFGGGRIGEKASMGLTEYLVKLGFESHRMKTGTPVRVDGRSLDFAKMDEQKGDENPQRFSYTDTPNITRQRSCYITYTNTTVHDTLRTGFLDSPMFAGRIEGIGPRYCPSIEDKIDRFSDKNSHQLFIEPEGWNTNEYYVNGFASSLPDYIQFAALRKIRGFENAKIFRPGYAIEYDYFPPMQLYFTLETKLIEHLYFAGQINGTTGYEEAGAQGIMAGMNAHLKINENPEFILKRSDAYIGVLIDDLITKGVDEPYRMFTSRAEYRILLRQDNADVRLTPMSHAVGLADNERLNRVLRKQETISKLRVFLKTESIAPNDINSYLETIGSTPLSQKLKLENLILRPEIGFDELTKQVPALQNYLATIANDLLAEVVESAEILIKYDNYIQKEQEIAVKISRLEDIRLNDDFDYQKLKSLSWEAREKLSKIRPRTIGQASRISGVNPSDISVLIVYLGR; this is translated from the coding sequence ATGTTTGAAACTTATGATATCATCGTGGTCGGTGCCGGTCACGCAGGATGTGAAGCAGCAGCAGCAGCAGCTAACATGGGCTCGCGAACGCTTCTCATTACCATGAACATGAACAACATGGCGCAGATGTCGTGTAACCCAGCCATGGGCGGCATTGCCAAAGGTCAGATAATACGAGAAATTGATGCGCTGGGCGGATATTCAGCTATAGTTACCGACCACACGCGCATTCAGTTCAGGATGCTCAACAAGAGCAAAGGACCTGCTATGTGGAGCCCGCGTGCGCAAAGCGACCGTATGTTGTTTTCGATGAAGTGGCGGGAAATGCTGGAAGCTACCCCCAACCTTGATTTTTGGCAGGATACTGTCGTAGGTCTAATGGTAAAAGATAACCGCGTAACAGGTGTAAAAACAGCGATGGGACAAGAGATCTCAGCAAAATCTGTGATACTCACCAACGGCACATTTCTGAATGGCATTATCCATATTGGAAAAAAACAATTTGGCGGCGGCAGAATAGGAGAGAAGGCTTCAATGGGATTAACGGAGTATTTGGTAAAACTTGGTTTTGAATCCCATCGTATGAAAACCGGAACACCCGTGCGTGTAGATGGGCGCAGCCTCGACTTCGCTAAAATGGACGAACAAAAAGGTGACGAAAACCCACAGCGATTCTCGTATACCGACACGCCTAATATAACGCGGCAACGTAGCTGCTACATCACCTACACCAACACTACTGTGCACGATACCTTGCGTACCGGATTTCTGGATTCACCAATGTTTGCCGGCCGCATCGAAGGTATCGGCCCAAGATACTGCCCGTCAATAGAAGATAAAATCGACCGGTTTTCAGATAAAAATAGCCATCAGCTTTTTATAGAGCCTGAAGGTTGGAACACCAACGAATATTATGTCAATGGTTTTGCATCTTCTTTGCCCGACTATATTCAGTTTGCCGCTTTGCGCAAAATACGAGGATTTGAAAATGCAAAGATATTTAGGCCGGGTTATGCAATCGAGTACGATTATTTCCCTCCGATGCAGCTATACTTCACACTCGAAACCAAGCTGATCGAACATTTATACTTTGCCGGACAGATAAACGGAACCACCGGCTATGAAGAAGCGGGCGCTCAAGGTATCATGGCGGGAATGAACGCGCACTTAAAAATTAACGAAAACCCGGAGTTTATTCTCAAACGCTCCGATGCTTACATCGGCGTGCTGATAGACGATCTGATCACAAAAGGAGTGGACGAGCCTTACCGGATGTTTACATCGCGGGCCGAATATCGAATTTTGTTGCGTCAGGATAATGCCGACGTAAGGCTAACGCCAATGAGCCATGCTGTTGGTCTTGCAGACAATGAGAGATTGAACCGAGTGCTGAGGAAACAGGAAACTATTTCCAAACTTAGGGTTTTTCTTAAAACAGAAAGCATAGCGCCCAACGACATCAACAGTTACCTTGAGACAATTGGCTCTACACCGCTTTCGCAAAAACTAAAACTGGAAAATTTGATTTTGCGTCCGGAAATAGGCTTTGACGAATTAACCAAACAAGTTCCTGCACTTCAGAATTATTTAGCAACGATTGCAAATGACCTCCTTGCTGAAGTTGTTGAATCAGCTGAAATATTAATAAAATACGACAACTATATTCAAAAGGAACAAGAGATAGCAGTGAAGATTTCGCGGCTTGAAGACATCCGGCTCAATGACGATTTTGATTATCAAAAGCTGAAATCACTAAGCTGGGAAGCACGCGAGAAGCTAAGCAAAATCAGACCGAGGACCATCGGTCAGGCTTCGCGCATCAGCGGAGTAAACCCTTCCGACATTTCTGTATTGATCGTGTACTTAGGCCGTTAG
- a CDS encoding class I SAM-dependent methyltransferase — MENIVRCPICKNDQLTDNMQVVDHFLSKESFHLVKCSRCGFLITNPRPAASDLPKYYQSDDYLSHSKKKKSVTTSLYNLVKNYSLGKKYQLITSFKKQGTLLDIGSATGEFLHYFDKKNWAVTGIEPAESPRKYSIENYGLKVYPEEKIDQLPAGQFDVITLWHVLEHVPDLNQRMEQISKLLAPDGLLVIALPNHLSWDAQHYGNYWAGYDVPRHLYHFTPDTISQLLSKFNFEIFKTEPLKFDAYYVSLLSEKYQSGKSNFIAAFRNGLKSNKSAKNGQDNYSSLIYMARKQNN, encoded by the coding sequence ATGGAAAATATCGTTCGCTGTCCAATATGTAAAAATGATCAACTCACTGATAACATGCAGGTTGTGGATCATTTTCTTAGCAAGGAAAGTTTTCATCTTGTAAAATGTAGCCGTTGTGGTTTTCTTATTACCAATCCGCGGCCAGCTGCATCAGATCTCCCAAAATATTATCAGTCAGATGATTACCTATCGCACAGCAAGAAAAAGAAAAGTGTAACCACCAGCCTCTACAATCTGGTGAAGAATTATTCGCTTGGTAAAAAATATCAGCTTATCACCAGCTTTAAAAAGCAGGGAACGCTGCTGGACATAGGTAGTGCAACCGGAGAATTTTTGCACTATTTCGATAAAAAGAATTGGGCGGTTACAGGCATCGAACCAGCCGAATCACCCCGCAAATATTCCATCGAAAACTATGGCTTAAAGGTTTATCCTGAAGAAAAAATTGATCAGCTTCCTGCCGGACAATTTGATGTTATCACACTGTGGCATGTCCTGGAGCATGTACCCGATTTGAACCAACGAATGGAACAAATCAGCAAATTGTTGGCTCCCGATGGTCTTTTGGTAATAGCTTTGCCAAATCATCTTTCGTGGGATGCGCAGCATTACGGAAACTATTGGGCCGGATATGACGTGCCACGACATTTGTATCATTTTACGCCTGATACGATTTCACAGTTGCTTTCGAAATTTAATTTCGAAATTTTTAAAACAGAGCCACTGAAGTTTGATGCATATTATGTGAGCCTGCTCAGCGAAAAATATCAATCTGGAAAGAGTAATTTTATAGCAGCTTTTCGCAATGGATTAAAATCAAATAAATCGGCTAAAAATGGTCAGGATAACTATTCGAGCCTGATTTACATGGCCAGAAAGCAAAATAATTGA
- a CDS encoding DUF4175 family protein, producing the protein MRDFVIMTDNYTILIGKLDAFIRKYYKNQIIRGLLYSVAMLLLFFLTITLLEYFAWFGTTFRTIIFYVYLIVSGVIIFELILIPVFKLFKIGKIISHKQAAQIIGKHFTNVEDKLLNTLQLKELSDLQQGDAALLQASIDQRITRLQPIPFSSAIDLRANRKYLKYAITPVLILVIFLFAAPGVITGPTARIINHNQYFERLAPFIFVIQNEQLQAVQQENFIIKLLIEGGTAPATVMIEQGSAALKMKKDDNVHFSHTFRNLNEDVTFSFQAEGFRSENYTLKVLPKPIILSFDTEISYPKYTGKNNETLENTGDLVLPEGSKVRWKFYTRDAEAIHIQFIDSTHQLANNGGNVFSFENKFFKSQPYSISISNQYLTNNDSLLFAISVIPDIYPTINIDEFTDNTMVDRLYYRGLIKDDYGFRRLAFFYRVSNPKSPQEKPYETMDLPLQNQNTQQQFFHTFDLSTLQLAPGDEVEYYFEVWDNDAINGSKSARSQKMIFKTETFEALQEKTEAASTEIKDNMESAIKDLKLLQRDIDELSKQLFEKKSISWQEKQQIEDLLSRQKNIKQRMEDMQELNERKMQDEQKMDNFSEELLEKQRELEKMMNELMTDDMKKMLEEIQKLLDELDKDKVNEMMQEMKMSNQELEEQLDRNLELFKQLEFEKQLQETIDKLKELAEEQDKLADETNQNSDESANEELKEKQEELNEQFEEIRKDIEELKEKNDALDSPNEIDDTSQEEEEIQESMEESSDQLEQNENSKASESQKKSSQKMQQLSQKMQQMMEAMQMEQMGEDINTLREILENLIQISINQEDLMLLYGEMSNSDPKYVETIKDQKDMRDDMEIVADSLKALAKRQIMIKPFVMKELTAIDGYFSTTLESMDKRQKGLAVRNQQLTMTSINNLALLLSESLEQMQQQMMSMQSDGQSSCPNPGQPGGAQKMNSMRGLQEQLNQQLQQLRDGQKPGEQGQQGQQMSEQLARMAAQQAAIRRQMEKFRDELKGEGRFSDGNISKMIDDMEKTEKDIVNDRITQQTLQRQQEILTRLLKSEKAEQEREEEQRRESREAREIIPQNPGEFFEYNKIKNREMELLKTLPPNLKPFYKNKVTEYFYRFE; encoded by the coding sequence TTGCGTGATTTCGTTATTATGACCGACAACTACACTATCCTTATTGGAAAACTCGATGCATTCATACGCAAGTATTACAAAAATCAGATAATCAGAGGTTTGTTGTACAGCGTGGCAATGTTGCTGTTATTTTTTCTCACCATAACATTATTGGAATATTTTGCCTGGTTTGGTACAACATTTCGCACTATAATATTTTATGTGTATTTGATTGTCAGCGGGGTAATCATTTTTGAATTGATTTTGATTCCTGTTTTTAAGCTATTCAAAATAGGGAAAATCATATCGCATAAGCAGGCAGCTCAAATTATTGGAAAGCACTTTACAAATGTCGAAGATAAACTGCTCAACACACTGCAGCTTAAAGAGTTGTCTGATTTGCAGCAAGGCGATGCAGCACTTTTACAAGCCAGTATCGACCAACGCATCACACGTTTGCAACCCATTCCGTTTAGCAGCGCTATCGATCTGCGGGCAAATCGCAAATATCTAAAGTATGCGATCACACCGGTACTCATTCTGGTTATTTTTCTTTTTGCCGCACCCGGCGTCATTACCGGCCCTACAGCGCGCATCATCAACCACAATCAATACTTTGAACGACTGGCACCATTTATCTTTGTTATCCAAAATGAGCAATTACAGGCTGTGCAACAAGAAAATTTTATAATAAAGTTACTAATAGAAGGCGGCACAGCTCCGGCCACCGTGATGATAGAGCAGGGGAGCGCAGCTTTAAAGATGAAGAAAGATGACAACGTTCATTTTAGTCACACTTTTCGTAATCTCAACGAGGATGTCACTTTCTCTTTTCAAGCTGAGGGTTTCCGTTCAGAAAATTATACACTCAAGGTGCTTCCCAAACCCATCATTCTAAGTTTTGATACCGAAATTTCATATCCAAAATACACCGGAAAAAATAACGAAACGCTTGAAAATACAGGTGATTTGGTTTTACCGGAGGGAAGCAAAGTGCGCTGGAAATTCTATACCCGCGACGCTGAAGCCATTCATATCCAATTCATTGATAGCACACATCAACTGGCAAACAATGGCGGAAATGTTTTTTCTTTCGAAAATAAATTTTTCAAAAGCCAGCCCTATTCCATCAGCATCAGCAACCAATATCTAACCAACAACGACTCGTTACTTTTTGCCATCAGCGTAATTCCTGATATTTATCCAACTATCAACATCGACGAATTTACCGATAATACAATGGTTGATAGGCTTTATTACAGAGGTTTGATTAAGGATGATTATGGATTTAGAAGGCTTGCGTTTTTCTATCGCGTAAGCAATCCGAAATCGCCACAAGAAAAACCTTATGAAACGATGGATTTGCCTTTGCAAAATCAAAATACGCAACAGCAATTTTTCCATACTTTCGATCTATCCACATTGCAGCTTGCGCCTGGTGATGAGGTGGAATATTACTTTGAGGTTTGGGATAATGACGCTATCAACGGAAGTAAATCGGCTCGATCGCAAAAGATGATTTTCAAAACTGAAACTTTTGAAGCTCTACAGGAAAAAACCGAAGCAGCAAGTACAGAGATAAAAGACAACATGGAAAGTGCGATAAAAGATCTCAAACTCTTGCAACGCGACATCGACGAATTGAGCAAGCAGCTCTTTGAAAAGAAATCAATTTCATGGCAGGAGAAGCAACAAATAGAAGACCTGTTGTCGCGGCAGAAAAACATTAAGCAGCGCATGGAAGACATGCAGGAGCTCAACGAACGAAAGATGCAGGATGAGCAGAAGATGGACAATTTCAGCGAAGAACTCCTCGAAAAACAGCGGGAGCTCGAGAAAATGATGAACGAGCTAATGACTGACGACATGAAAAAAATGCTTGAAGAAATTCAGAAACTCCTCGATGAGCTGGATAAAGATAAGGTGAACGAAATGATGCAGGAGATGAAGATGAGCAATCAGGAGCTGGAAGAACAACTCGACCGAAACCTGGAGCTTTTTAAGCAACTCGAATTCGAAAAACAATTGCAGGAAACCATTGATAAACTTAAAGAACTTGCTGAAGAACAAGATAAACTGGCCGACGAAACAAACCAAAACAGCGACGAGAGTGCCAACGAAGAACTCAAAGAAAAGCAAGAAGAACTGAACGAGCAATTTGAAGAAATACGAAAAGACATCGAAGAACTAAAAGAGAAAAACGATGCGCTGGACTCGCCAAACGAAATAGACGATACATCTCAGGAAGAAGAAGAGATACAGGAATCGATGGAAGAAAGTAGTGATCAACTCGAACAAAACGAAAATTCCAAGGCCTCAGAGAGTCAGAAAAAATCATCGCAGAAAATGCAGCAGCTTTCGCAAAAAATGCAGCAAATGATGGAGGCAATGCAGATGGAGCAGATGGGAGAGGACATCAACACGCTTCGCGAGATATTGGAAAACCTTATACAGATTTCCATCAACCAGGAAGACCTGATGCTTCTTTATGGCGAAATGTCGAACAGCGATCCCAAATATGTAGAGACCATCAAAGACCAAAAAGATATGCGTGATGATATGGAAATCGTTGCCGACTCGTTGAAGGCGCTTGCCAAAAGACAGATTATGATCAAACCTTTTGTCATGAAGGAACTCACAGCCATCGACGGTTACTTTTCCACCACACTCGAATCGATGGATAAACGACAGAAAGGGCTTGCTGTGCGCAACCAGCAACTGACCATGACCAGCATCAATAACCTGGCGCTGCTGCTGAGCGAGTCGTTAGAACAAATGCAGCAACAGATGATGTCGATGCAATCGGACGGGCAATCTTCATGTCCAAACCCTGGCCAACCAGGAGGCGCTCAAAAAATGAATTCGATGCGCGGACTGCAGGAACAACTTAACCAACAGCTACAGCAGCTTAGGGATGGTCAAAAACCAGGAGAGCAAGGTCAACAGGGACAGCAGATGAGCGAGCAACTAGCGCGCATGGCCGCACAACAAGCCGCAATACGCCGCCAGATGGAGAAGTTTAGAGATGAGCTCAAAGGCGAAGGGCGTTTTAGCGATGGCAACATCTCTAAAATGATTGACGATATGGAGAAAACCGAAAAGGATATTGTTAACGATCGGATTACGCAGCAAACCCTCCAACGTCAGCAGGAAATACTTACACGTTTGCTTAAATCAGAAAAAGCTGAACAGGAACGTGAAGAAGAACAACGTCGTGAATCGCGCGAAGCCAGAGAAATTATACCGCAAAATCCCGGAGAGTTTTTTGAATACAACAAGATTAAAAATCGTGAGATGGAGTTGCTCAAAACGCTTCCTCCCAATCTAAAACCCTTTTATAAAAATAAAGTTACCGAATACTTCTATCGTTTTGAGTAA
- the ybeY gene encoding rRNA maturation RNase YbeY, producing the protein MSAKINFYNEETSYLVKHKMLLRAWLQTAIANEGFITGPISIVLTSDEYLGKMNLQYLHHDALTDIITFDYTEDDKISGDLFISIERVGENAAAYSRNVAEELHRVIIHGVLHLCGYSDKEPQEKETMTRKEDHYLSLRPDKLMDTA; encoded by the coding sequence ATGTCAGCGAAAATAAATTTTTATAATGAAGAAACCAGCTATCTGGTGAAACACAAAATGTTACTCAGAGCATGGCTTCAAACGGCAATAGCCAACGAAGGTTTCATAACCGGTCCTATAAGCATAGTCCTTACCAGCGATGAATATCTGGGGAAAATGAATCTGCAATATCTTCACCACGACGCCCTTACCGACATTATTACTTTCGATTATACTGAGGATGATAAAATTTCCGGAGATTTATTTATCAGCATCGAAAGGGTAGGGGAAAACGCTGCTGCTTATTCCCGAAACGTTGCCGAAGAGTTGCATCGGGTCATTATACATGGCGTGTTGCATTTGTGTGGATACTCTGATAAAGAACCGCAAGAAAAAGAAACCATGACACGCAAGGAGGATCATTACCTGTCGCTCAGACCTGACAAGTTAATGGATACAGCGTAA